The following DNA comes from Nocardia sp. XZ_19_385.
GATCGGCAGGTACGGGACCTCCCAGGTGATGTCGTCGACATCGGAATCCGAGGCGTCCGCAGCGGCTTTCATGGCGTCCAGGCCCTTGTTGATGGCGTCCTGATGCGAACCGGAGAACGCGGTGTAGACCAGGTCGCCGCCGTACGGGTGGCGCTCGGCCACCGGCAGCTGGTTGCAGTATTCGACGGTGCGGCGGATCTCGTCGATATCGGAGAAGTTGATCTGCGGATCGATACCGCGGGAGAACAGGTTCATGCCCAGGGTGACCAGGCAGACGTTGCCGGTGCGCTCACCGTTGCCGAACAGGCAGCCCTCGATGCGGTCCGCGCCGGCCTGATAACCCAGTTCGGCGGCAGCGACTGCGGTGCCGCGGTCGTTGTGGGGATGCAGCGACAGCACGATGGACTCGCGGCGGGCCAGGTTGCGGCTCATCCACTCGATCGAGTCGGCGTAGACGTTCGGAGTGGCCATCTCGACGGTGGCGGGCAGGTTGATGATCATCGGCTTGGCCGGGGTCGGGGCGATGATCTCGGTGACCGCGTCGCAGACGTCCTTGGCGTAGTCCAGCTCGGTGCCGGTGTAGGACTCCGGGCTGTACTCGTAGCGCCAGTCGGTGTCCGGGTACTTCTTCTCGATCTCCAGGCACAGCTTCGCGGCGTCGGTGGCGATCTTCTTCACGGCGTCGCGGTCGGCGCGGAAGACCACCTTGCGCTGCAGGATGGAGGTGGAGTTGTAGAAGTGCACGATCACGTTCGCGGCGCCGGCACAGGCCTCGAAGGTGCGCTCGATCAGTTCGGCGCGGCACTGGGTGAGCACCTGGATGGTGACGTCGGCCGGGATGGCGCCGTCTTCGATGATCTCGCGGACGAAGTCGAAGTCGGTCTGGCTGGCGGCGGGGAAGCCGACCTCGATCTCCTTGTAGCCCATGCGGACCAGCAGGTCGAACATGCGGCGCTTGCGGGCCGGGCTCATCGGGTCGATCAGGGCCTGGTTGCCGTCGCGCAGGTCGACCGCGCACCAGCCCGGGGCCTTGTCGATGATCTTGTCCGGCCAGGTGCGGTCGGGCACCGTGATGGGCTCGACCTCTTCGGCGTAGGGCCGGTACCGGAAGGCCGGCATCGAGGAGTTCTTCTGGGTGTTCCAGGCGGGCTGGTCGGCGGGGGCGGGCTTGGACGGCGCGGTGATGGTGCGCGCGTTGCCCGATACGAAGGCGTCAGCGGAAGACATGCGATTTTCTCCAGGGTGTGGTGGCTGCATCCAATTGAGGGAGCGCGTTATGGAGTCGACCGACGCGGCGAAACCCCGCGACGGGGGGCCGGTCTGATCAGACCCCGTCGCGGCGGTCGAGAAGAAGCGTCCGCTGCATGATGATCAGGAGTTTACCGTGCGGTGACCGGACCGGGAAAGGCCGGTCCCGGTTGCTGCCCGCAAGCGGGCAAAAGGATAGCGTCGCTCACGAAACGAACGCTTGTACGGGGCCCAGCCCCGACGGGACGTGAGGAAACGTCAAATGACCTGGCTAGAAATGTTTGCCGTCTTCGGCGCGGGAATCGCCGCGGGCTGCATCAACACCATCGTGGGTTCGGGAACCCTGATCACCTTCCCGGTTCTGCTCGCTCTCGGTTTGCCGCCGGTGACCGCGAACGTGTCCAACACCATCGGCCTGGTGCCGGGCGGCGTCAGCGGCGCCATCGGTTACCGGAAGGAATTGGCCGGGCAGCGCGCCCGGCTGCTGAAACTCGGGTCCGCGTCGCTGATCGGCGGCATCACCGGCGCGATCCTGCTGCTGCGGTTACCCGCGGACGCGTTCAAGGCGATCGTGCCCGTGCTGATCATCGCCGCCCTGATCCTGGTGATGGTGCAGCCGCGCCTGGCCCGCTGGGTCAAGCAGCGGCGGGAGAGCAACAATGTCGCCCCGCCCGCGCACGGCGGCCCGATCCTGCTCGCCGGTATTTTCGCGGCGGGCGTCTACGGCGGATACTTCGGCGCGGCGCAGGGCGTGCTGCTGATGGGTCTGCTCGGCGTCTTCGTACACGAGGACATCCAGCGTCTCAACGGCGTGAAGAACGTGCTCGGCCTGATCGTGAACGCGGTCTCCGCGGTCATCTTCATCGTGATCGCCACGGTCGACTGGCGGGCCGCGGCGCTGATCGCCGTCGGCTCGATCATCGGCGGCCAGCTCGGGGCGACCGTGGGCCGCAAGATGCCGGCGAACGTGCTGCGCGGCGTCATCGTGGTGGTCGGCACCATCGCCGTGGTGCGATTGCTGATGTCCTGAAGGAGAAAGGTCTAGGGGTGCGTTCAGGAGGATCTCGTCATTAAGGATGATGACGCCCAAGGGCCGTGGGGCACACCATGATCCGTATGCGTGCAAGCAAGCTGGTGGTCCTGGGAGTGCTCGCGGTCGCGCTGCCCGTGCTGAGTGGCTGCGGGCTGTCGGCACAGCGGGATTCGGCGGTGACCGGATTGGTCGCCGAGGCCGACGCCGCACCGGCGCCGCAACTGGATTGGGCGCCGTGCGCCGACGCCGAATTGCGCCGATTCCACTGCGCGGTGGCCAAGGTGCCGCGCGATTACAAGCAGCCGCACGGGCCGGTGCTCGAGTTGGCGCTGGTGCGCCAGCTCGCCACCGACCCCGAACGTCGGATCGGCACGCTGTTCACCGCGGCGGGCGGGCCGGGTGGGTCGGGGCTGAACTGGGCCCGCAAGGGCGAGATGTATTCCGGGGAGATCAGCCGCCGGTTCGACGTGATCACCTTCGACCAGCGCGGGATCGGGCGCAGCGCGCAGGTGCGCTGTTTCCCCAATGCCCAAGAGCAGGAACGGTTCTGGCTGGCCGCCACCATCCCGCCGGTGAATCCGGAGCAGGAGGCGGCCACCGAGCGCGCCAGCCGCACGCTCGCGGCGGGCTGTGCGGCCCACAGCGCCGACCTGTTGCCGCACTTGACCACCGTGGACGCCGCCCGGGACATGGATCTGCTGCGCCGGGCCCTCGGCGAGGACAAGATTTCCTACGCCGGGGGCTCTTACGCAAGCTATTTGGGGCAGGTCTACGGCGCGTTGTTCGGTGATCGAGTGCGGGCGCTGCTGCTCGGTTCGATGATCGATCCGGAGGTCTACACCGGGGACACCCGCCGGCAGGTCACCGATACCGCGGTGGGCACCGAGGAGGTGTTCGGCGAATTCCTGCGCCTGTGCGCCGAGGCCGGCCGGTTGCGTTGCAGCTTCGCGGGTGGGCCGGATCGGACCGAGGAACGCCGGGGTCAGGGCAGTGCGCAGCCGACCGAGGTGGGCACCAGCGCGCCGGCCACCGGTAACCCGACCACCCCCAGTCCGGCGCTGGAAGCGAAAAAGGCTTTGCAGCAGCGGGATTCGGCGCTGATGGACCAGCTCGTCAAGGGCCCGATCACGGTCGGGGAGCGGGAACGCGCGATTCAGGTCCACCACACCGAGGTCATGCAGGCGCGCTCGCTGCTGCTCTACGACTCCGAAGAGGGCTGGCCCGCACTGGCGCAGCTGCTGACCGAACTGGAGCGGGGCGCGGGCGGCAACTCCGAGACGGTGCGGGCGATCCTCGCCAGCGGCGTCGACTGGGACTTCCTCGACTCCTACACCGCGATCACCTGCGCGGACAACAGCATGTTGCGGCAGCCGGAGCAGTGGCCGGCCATCGCCCGCGAATTCACCGGCGCCGCAGCGATGTACGGCCCGTTCTGGCTGTACCAGCATCAGCCGTGTGCGGCCTGGCCCGCGTCGGCCGAGGGCTACCCCCAGCGGTACACCGGCCCGTGGACCCTGAGCTCCGACAAACCGGCGCTGTTGATCAACAACCGCTACGACCCCGTCACCCCGCTGGTGTTCGCGCAGCGGGCGCAGCAGGAAATGGTGAACGCCCGCCTGGTCGTCGTCACCGACGGATACGGCCACGAACCCGGCGGCGACTGTGTCAGCCGCCTGCATGAGCGTTACCTCGTCGACCTGCAACTTCCGGCCCCCGGCGCGACCTGCGAGGTGAAGACCCAGCCGTTCGTCGACTGATTTCTGGCAGCGGCCGGGGAGCCCGCCCGAAATTGGCGGGCCGAGCGGTTGGGGCGGGCCATGTCTTCCAGGTAATCTGCGCTCGGCCATGCGTGATGAGGGAGGTGGCCTGGTGCGTAGACGTGCGCTGTTCAAGGCGGCGGGTGTTGCCGCGGTACTGGGTGCCGCCGGGCCGACGCTGAGTGCGGGCACGGCGCGGGCCGCAAACCCGTCCGGGCCTGGGCAGTTCCAGCAGTGGGTGCCGGAAATCTTTGCGCCCCTGGCGGATCCGCCGGAGCACACCGAGGCCATCGTGGTCGGTTCCGGCTTCGGCGCCGCCGTCACGGCGCTGCGACTAGCCCAGGCGGGTATCGCCAACACCGTGCTGGAGCGCGGCTCCCGGTGGCCCAGCGATCCCTGGCGGGAGATCTTCACCGGCGACGATCTGCCCGACGGCCGCGGTTTCTGGCATCGCACCAGCTTCACCGGTGTCACCAAGGTTCCGATGGCGTTCACCAAATTCGGTGGCGTGCTGGACTGCACGAACTATCCGGGCATCGATGTCTGGCGCGCGGCGGCGGTGGGCGGCGGGTCGGTGATCTTCACCGGCGCCATGGTGGCCCCGGAGCAGCGGTTCTTCGATCACGTCTTCGGCGGCGTCGTCGACTACGGCGAGCTGGACCGCGTCTACTACCCGCGGGTGCGAGAGATGTTGCGGCTCAGCCCGATTCCGGCCGACATCTACAATTCCTCGCCGTTCACGCATTCGCGGGCCTGGGACGATCAGGTGCGCAAGGCCGGCTTCCAGCCACAGGCCAACGACTCCATCTTCAACTGGGATGTGCTGCGCGCCGAATTGTCCGGCGGCGCACGACCTTCGGCGACCGCCGCGCGCAGCAACCTGGGCAACTCCAACGGCGCCAAGTTCGACCTGAACCAGAACTACCTGAGATACGCGCAGGAGACCGGAAGGTCGGGGGTCTACCCCGGCCATCGCGTCGACGCGATCGCGCAGGAAGCATCCGGCCGCTTCGTCGTCACCGTCAGCAAGCTGGCTCCCACCGGCAACGTCCTCGGCACCCGCACCCTCACCTGCGACAAACTCTTCCTCGGCGCGGGCTCGGTCGGCACCTCCGAGCTGCTGGTCCGGGCCCAGGGCACCGGCGCACTGCCGAACCTCAACGAACATGTCGGCGACGGCTGGGGCACCAACGGTGACGTCGTACTCGCCCGTGGCGCAAGCCATTTGGCCGGTCTCGGCCAGGGGGTGCCGAGCGCCAGCCGCATCTTCGACGAATCGGGCCTGCCGATCACGTTGGAGAGCTGGTACATCCCCGGCATCCCGTTCGAAACCGGCGCGCTCGCCTCGCTCGGCATGGTCCTCGACTCCACCCGGACCCGCTTCGGCTACAACAAGGCCGCCAACTCGGTCGGCCTGACCTGGTCCACGCGCAACCGCGACGAGGTGGTCGGCGTGGCCCGCGCCGTCGACCGTCGCATCGCCGAAAAGGCCGGCGCCATGGTCGAATACAGCGCCCTCGGCTACGACGCCAACGCCCTTTTCACCGCCCACCCGCTGGGCGGTGCGGTCTTGGGCCGGGCCACCGACGGCTACGGCCGGGTGCACGGTCACCCGGGTCTCTACGTGATGGACGGCGCGGCCATCCCCGGCAGCACCGGCACCGTCAACCCGTCTTTGACCATTACCGCGCTGGCGGAACGCAACATCGAGGCGATCATTCGCGCAGGGCGCTGAGGATCCGGCGCGAACGGGGGAGTGCGGATTAGGCTCAGCGGGACCGTTCGGCGTTGAAGGGATCCTTCTGTGGGTGCTCGTGTTGTCTACCCGCGTAAGCCACTGCCGCTGTGGGCCGATGTCCTCATGCTGGCGCTGGCCGTGGTTTCCGTCTCGCTGCTGGTCTGGATAACGTTCTGGTCCGTCGACGAGAACACCCGGCGCACGGTCGTTTCCGTCGATTTCGCGATCTGCGCGGTGTTCGCGATCGAGTTCGGCTGGCGCTGGGGCCGGGCGGGCTGGCGGTGGACGTACCCGTTCCTCTATTGGTACGACGTGCTGGGCCTGGTCCCGGTGACCAGCCCCTGGCTGCGTGGTTTCCGTCTGCTGCGGATCGCGGTCATCCTTGCCCGGCTGGTGCGGGCCGCGGATCGGGCTTTCGCCGAACCGGTCGTGACGGCGGTGGTGAACCGATTCCTGCCGACCATCATCGAGCTGACCAGGCGCCCGATGACGATCGCGGTGATGGACGAGGTGGCCCATGTCCTGCGCACAGGTCACTACACCCGCAATATCGCCGCGGCGCTGGCGGAGAACCGCGCCGAGATGGACGCGATGATCGTCGAGTTGATCAAGAGCGATCCGCAGGCGGGCAAGGTCCGCTACATCCCGTTCCACGACGACATCCTGCGGCTCGTCGCCGACACGGTCTTCCGCATTCTGTTCGGCGTCCTCGCCGATCCGCGCACCGATGAACTGGTCTCCGACGCCATCCGCGAGAACGTCGATCAGATCCGCGACGCGGTGCACGCCGGCGTGCGGGTGGCACCTTCCGCCTACGGCCCGACCGCCACCGAACACACGGTGGCGCACATCCTGCGGAACGCCTGACTCACGCCCCGTGCGCGTGCCGGATCTGCTGGCGCGGTTGCGCGTTGCGCACCGTTTCCCAGCCGACCAGGCAGACCAGCACGAGGCACAGCAGCCCGAGCGAAGCCAGCGCGGGCAGTGCCGTGGCGGGCGCGATCAGCGCGAGCAGTACCGCGACCGCGACCACGTTGGACAGCGTGACATGCCCGGTCGCGGCGTATTTGAAGCCGACCAGCCCGGTCAGGTACAGCACGACACCGCCGTAGAGCGCGAACAGCGGAATCCCGTAGAGCGCGTCGGTGAGCGAATGATGCGAGGCGTCGCTGACATACGACAGAACCTTCTTGAGTCCGAGCGAGAGCCCGATGATGCCGACGATCATCGGGAAATGCCAGTAGGTGTAGCCGTCCTGCGCGATCCGGACCTGTCGCTCCTTGTCGGAATGCGCGAGCGCGTGCTCGGCCGACAGCGCCGCCGTATCGAAGTAGCTCCACCACAGCAGCCCGCACACGGCCAGCCCGAGCATCGACCCCACCGTGATCGGCCACGAGATCGGCTGCCCGGCCACCCCGATGCCGATCGAGACGATGGATTCGCCCAGAGCCACGATGATGATCAGCCCGTAGCGCTCGGAGAAGTGCCGCGCCGAGCGCACCCGCCACTCCAGCCCGGCCAGCCTGGTCCAGATCATGTCACCGGCGATGGCGCCGATCCACAGGCAGATCTGCACGGTGCCGGAGGTCATCGCCGCGATGATCAGCAGGGTGGTGCCGATGGCGATGGACCCGATTCCCCACTTGGTCACCTGTGCGCGCAGGGTCGGATCGTCCGCGGTGCCCATGATGTACACGCTCAGATGGACCACCCGCACCACCAGGTAGGCGATGGCGAAGACGAGCGGGCCGCTCCAGCCGCCGGGCGCGTCCTGGAAGGCCTCGGGGATGGTGAGCGCGGCGATGAACCCGCCGCCCATGGCCACGAACATCGCGAGCCGGGTGAGTCCCTCGTCGGCGCGCACCGTGTTGGCCAGCCAGGAGTAGGCGATCCACACCCACCACATCACCGCGAGCACCAGCAGTGCCCGCAACATGTTCTGTGCGCTGGTCGGTTTCGCGGCGATCGCGGTGACCATGGTGAAGGCGAATACCAGGACCAGGTCGAAGAACAATTCCAGCTGGGTTACCGAGCTGCCTTCGGCCATCGGCTGGAACCGAACGCGCTTGCTACCGATCATGGCGCCTATCGTCGCACTTCGTCGTGCTGCGTGCGCTCCGGAGATGTTGCGGCCGGAGCGATTTCGCTCACGGCGTTACGGCTAGCCCTGGTCGGTGTAGACCGGGTCCAGATAGGCCCCGTAGGTGTCGGCCTCGGGGTAGCTTTCGGCGAACTCGATGAAGTTCTCCACAATGGTTTCGTGCCAGCGCTGCTGGGTGCGCTTCATCAGCAGCCCGGGCAGCGGGATCTTGGTCTGTAGTTCCGCGTGGTACCAGACCTGTGTCTCCCCGTCGCCCTCGGTGACCTCGAACCAGCCGCCGCCGCGGATCCCGCGCGAGCTGTCGACGATCTGCCAGGTGACCCGGTCCTCGGTCCAGCGCCACTCCAGAGCCTGCAGGTCGGAGCTGCCGTGGACGTCGGCGGTCACGTAGATCTTGGTCGGCCGGCGATCTTTGTCCCGGGTGGCCACGCGCGCGTCCTGGTACGACGACCATTCGGGCAGCATCTCGACGTTCGCCAATGCTTCGAACACATGCGCCGGTGTCGCATCGACGGTGAAGTGAATATCTATTTTCGTGCGCATGCCAAACCTCCACCCCCCGTAAACCAACTCGGCCGATTGTGCACAGGCGTACACCGAACGTCAACCAAGCAGTCTCTTCCGGGCGACCCCGCTATCCAGGGGCAAAACCCGAAGTCCTTCGGCGCGAATGGCTTCCACGACGCCCGGTGCGCCAGAACTCGTACCGCTCGCCGCGGCCGGATCTACGATCGATGCGGGGGGCCGGTCGCCGACGACACCTCGACGGCGACCACGCCTTCGCTAACGCTCAGTTCTTCGTCGCGCCGACCACCCGGGGCAATGCTCACAACAAGGGAGTTCGCGATGAAATACGCAGATCTGCTGGCCCAAGCCACCGACACCATGGCCGTGCGCCGGATATTCGGCGAACCGCATCAGGTCGACGGCGTGACGGTCATTCCCGCGGCGGCCATCGGCATGGGCGGCGGTGGCGGCGGAGGCGGCGGCCGGGACGCCGAGGGCGAAGGCAGCGGCGAAGGTGAAGGCGTCGGATTCGGGCTGGGCGGCAAACCGGTCGGCGCCTACGTGGTCCACAACGGCAAGCTCACCTGGCATCCGGCGATCGATGTCAACGCGATCATCGAGACGGCAGGCAAGGTCCTGATCGCGGGGATCCTCGCCTTCGCCTGGGTGGCGGGGCGCAAGAAGGGTTAGTCAGTCGGCGTCAGCGGGTTCGACGACCGCATCCGGGCCGGGGTAGACGAGCGATTCGTGCCCGTCGGTGTACCGCACGACATACGGCGGCGCGCCCTCCGGGCCCCGGACCTCGATGATCTCGCCCTGTCGATCCCCTTGCCCCACCACGTGTCCGTGCACGATGAGCCGGTCTCCGACATTCGCCTGCATGCACCGATTATCGAAGGCCGCGCGGTGGCGGCGCAGGCGTTTGGGCGCATTCAGGTAGTGATGAGCCGGTTCACCGCCTCCTCGATCAGGTGCTGGCTCTCTTCCTCGGTGAATATCTCCGGCAGCGTGAGCCGGTCCACGATCAGCCAGTTCAGCGCCAGATAGAGCAGGACAACCGACTCCTTGTCGCCGGGCATCCCGGATTCGAGGTGGTTGCGCACATTGAAATCGAGATCGGCGCGCACCCGTTCGTTCAGCACCTTGCGCAGTTCCGGCCGCCGGGTCGCCTCGAGCCGCAGTTCCAGTAGCGCGAGGTAGCCGGTGCGGAAGGCCTCGATCCGGCCGACCACCTCTTTCATCAGCGCGACGATGTTCTCGCGCGTCTTCGGCCCGTCCGACAGCTGGGCCATGGTCGCCGCGCTCGGCTGCAGCCGCTCGTAGAAGCGCGCGCCGGTCTGGGTCAGCAGATCGTCCCGGCTGGCGAAGTAGTTGGAGGCCGTGCCCGCGGGGACGCCGGCCGCTTTGTCCACCGCGCGAAATGTCAGTCCGCGGGCTCCGTCGCTGGCCAGGACCTCGATGGCGGCGTCGACCAAAGCTTGCCGTCGTTCAGGGTTGGTCCGCATCTTGACACCACTCCGTTCGTAGTACTACATTCCTAATCACTTCGGACAGAGTACAACAGATGAGGCGGTTCACAATGCGAAAGCTTGTCTACTACGTTGCGGTGTCGCTCGACGGATACATCGCGGGTCCGAACGGCGAATACGACTTCTACCCCTTCGACGCCGAACAGATGGCCGAGCTCAACGCCGAATACCCGGAGTTCGTCCCCACCCACCTCCGCCAGCACGTGGGGATGGCTGTGGATGAACTGAACAGGCACTTCGACACGATCGTCGCCGGGCGCGGTACCTGGGAACCCGGGCTGTCGGACGGCGTCACCAGCCCGTACGCCCATATGAAGCAGTACGTGGTCTCGACATCGCTGCGGCTCGACGATCCGCAGGTCGAGATCGTCACCGGCGATCCGGTCGCTCTGGTGCAGCGGCTCAAGAAAGAAGAAGGCCTCGACATCTATCTCTGCGGCGGCGGCAACCTCGCGGCGCAGCTGCTCGGCGAGATCGACGAGATGATCATCAAGAGCTACCCGGTAGTCGCGGGCGGCGGCATCTCCGTGTTCGCGGGGGAGTTCTCGCCGACGCTGTTCGCCCCGGTCAAGCGCAAGGAATACGGCAACGGAGCCCTGGTCACCTGGTTCACCCGCGCCTGACCACCCTTCTCCAGCAACGAAAGCAGGTCCACCCATGCGAAAGCTCACCTACTTCGTCGGCATGTCCCTCGACGGCTACATCGCCGGCCCCGGCGACGACATCTCCTTCTTCGATCTGTCGCCGGAATTCCTGGCCTGGGTCAGCAGCGACTATCCCGAAACGCTGCCCGGCCATCTCTGGCCGCACTTCGGTGTCGCAGCGGATACCTCCCCCGCGCATTTCGACACCCTGGTCATGGGCCGCGGCACCTACGAACCGGGCCTGGCGGTCGGCATCGCGAGCCCGTACCCGCACATGAAGACCCAGTACGTCCTGTCCACGACCTTGGGCAGCATCGATGCGCCGGGCGTCGAACTCGTCCAGAGCGATCCGGTCGGGTTGGTCCAGCGCCTCAAGAAAGAGGACGGCAAGGACATCTGGCTCGCGGGCGGCGGCAAGCTCGCCGCGCAGCTCATCGACGAGATCGACGAACTGGTCATCAAGAGCTACCCGTGTATCGCGGGCGAAGGCACTCGCGCGTTCACCGGACAGTTCAACCCGACCCAGTTCGAACTGAACCGCCGCAAGGACCTCGAGGGCGGCATCCAGGTCAGCTGGTTCCACCGCAAGAACGGCTAGCCACCGAGGAAGGACAGGCGCACCTGGCGGTCCGGGTTGTCGACATTGAGGTCGACCAGCGCGATGGACTGCCAGGTGCCCAGCGCCAGCTCGCCGCCGAGCACCGGCACGCTCGCGTAGGGCGGAATCAGCGCGGGCATCACATGCGACCGCCCGTGCCCGCGCGATCCGTGCGCGTGCTGCCAGCGATCGTCGGCGGGTAGCAGATCCCGCAGGGCGGCGAGCAGGTCGTCGTCGCTGCCCGCGCCGAGTTCGATGATCGCGATACCGGCGGTCGCGTGCGGCACGAAAACATGCAGCAGGCCATCACCGCCGACCTGCTTCGCGAAGGCCGCGCACTGCGGTGTGATGTTCTGCACGACTTCTCGATTGCCCGTCCGCACATCGATCAGTGAGCTCTTCATGAGTCCATCATTCCCCGGTGTACGCGGCGAATCGGACACCCTTCCCAGGGACACGCGAGAGTATGTGTGACTGTGCGGATTTCCACAGGTGGGGGAGGTAGCGGGAAATCGCGCGCACCCCGGCCGGTACTCTAGGTGGCTGTTACCAGCTGTTAGTCGATTTTGGAGGACCTTCTCGTGGCTCTCGTGGTTCAGAAGTACGGAGGATCCTCGGTGGCGACCGCCGAGCGTATCCGGCGCGTCGCTGAACGGATCGTAGAGACGAAGAAGCAGGGCCACGACGTGGTGGTCGTCTGCTCCGCGATGGGTGACACCACCGACGAACTGCTCGATCTCGCCCAGCAGGTGGCGGTCACGCCGCCGCAGCGCGAGATGGACATGCTGCTCACCGCGGGTGAGCGCATCTCCAATGCGCTTGTCGCCATGGCCATTCACTCGCTCGGCGCCGAGGCCCGCTCGTTCACCGGCTCGCAGGCCGGTGTGATCACCACCGGCGCGCACGGCAACGCGAAGATCATCGACGTCACCCCGGGCCGCCTGCGGGAAGCGCTGAACGAGGGCACCATCGTGCTCGTCGCCGGCTTCCAGGGCGTCAGCCAGGACACCAAGGACGTCACCACGCTCGGCCGCGGCGGCTCCGACACCACCGCCGTCGCGCTCGCCGCCGCGCTGGAAGCCGATGTCTGCGAGATCTACACCGATGTGGACGGCGTCTTCACCGCTGATCCGCGCATCGTCTCCGACGCCCAGAAGCTCGAGCAGGTCTCCTACGAGGAGATGCTGGAGATGGCGGCCTGCGGCTCGAAAGTCTTGATGTTGCGCTGCGTCGAGTACGCGCGCCGCTACAACGTGCCCGTACATGTGCGCTCGTCCTACACCGACAAGCTGGGCACCTACGTTTACGGATCGATGGAGGACATCCCCTTGGAGCAAGCAATCCTCACCGGCGTCGCGCACGACCGCAGCGAGGCCAAGGTGACAGTGGTCGGTCTGCCCGACGTTCCGGGCTACGCCGCCAAGGTGTTCCGTGCCGTCGCCGACGCCGAAATCAATATCGACATGGTGCTGCAGAACATCTCCAAGGTCGAGACCGGCAAGACCGACATCACCTTCACGCTGCCCAAGAGCGACCTCACCTCGGCCGTGGAAATGCTCACCAAGCAGCAGGACGAGATCGGCTTCTCGCAGATCATCTTCGACGACCACATCGGCAAGGTCTCGCTGGTCGGCGCGGGCATGAAGAGCCACCCGGGCGTCACCGCCAAGTTCTGTGAGGCGCTGGCCGCGGCCGGCATCAACATCGACCTCATCTCCACCTCCGAGATCCGGATCTCGGTGCTGGTCAAGGACACCGAGCTGGACGAGGCCGTGCAGGTGCTGCACAAGGCCTTCGATCTCGGCGGCGACGAGGTCGCCGTCGTGCACGCGGGAACGGGGCGCTAGGACATGGGAATTCGAGTAGGCGTCGTGGGCGCGACCGGTCAGGTCGGCGCCGTCATGCGCAAACTGCTGGAGGAGCGCAACTTCCCGGCCGACGAGGTGCGGTTCTTCGCTTCCGCGCGCTCGGCCGGTAAGAAGCTGCCGTTCCGCGGCCAGGAGATCGTGGTCGAGGACACCGAGACCGCCGATCCGTCCGGCCTGGACATCGCGCTGTTCTCCGCGGGCGCCACCATGTCCCGGGTGCAGGCCCCGCGTTTCGCCGCGGCCGGCGTCACCGTTATCGACAACTCCTCGGCCTGGCGCAAGGATCCCGAGGTC
Coding sequences within:
- the leuA gene encoding 2-isopropylmalate synthase, which translates into the protein MSSADAFVSGNARTITAPSKPAPADQPAWNTQKNSSMPAFRYRPYAEEVEPITVPDRTWPDKIIDKAPGWCAVDLRDGNQALIDPMSPARKRRMFDLLVRMGYKEIEVGFPAASQTDFDFVREIIEDGAIPADVTIQVLTQCRAELIERTFEACAGAANVIVHFYNSTSILQRKVVFRADRDAVKKIATDAAKLCLEIEKKYPDTDWRYEYSPESYTGTELDYAKDVCDAVTEIIAPTPAKPMIINLPATVEMATPNVYADSIEWMSRNLARRESIVLSLHPHNDRGTAVAAAELGYQAGADRIEGCLFGNGERTGNVCLVTLGMNLFSRGIDPQINFSDIDEIRRTVEYCNQLPVAERHPYGGDLVYTAFSGSHQDAINKGLDAMKAAADASDSDVDDITWEVPYLPIDPKDVGRTYEAVIRVNSQSGKGGVAYIMKTDHGLVLPRRLQIEFSQAIQRITDGEGGEVTPKEMWDVFSDEYLSPIRPLERIRQKVTASETDGGVDSISAVVKVDGVEQEITGAGNGPLAAFVDAIANVGYEVRVLDYSEHAMSAGDDAQAAAYVECAIGDKVVWGVGIATSITTASLRAVVSAVNRAS
- a CDS encoding sulfite exporter TauE/SafE family protein; its protein translation is MTWLEMFAVFGAGIAAGCINTIVGSGTLITFPVLLALGLPPVTANVSNTIGLVPGGVSGAIGYRKELAGQRARLLKLGSASLIGGITGAILLLRLPADAFKAIVPVLIIAALILVMVQPRLARWVKQRRESNNVAPPAHGGPILLAGIFAAGVYGGYFGAAQGVLLMGLLGVFVHEDIQRLNGVKNVLGLIVNAVSAVIFIVIATVDWRAAALIAVGSIIGGQLGATVGRKMPANVLRGVIVVVGTIAVVRLLMS
- a CDS encoding alpha/beta hydrolase, with product MRASKLVVLGVLAVALPVLSGCGLSAQRDSAVTGLVAEADAAPAPQLDWAPCADAELRRFHCAVAKVPRDYKQPHGPVLELALVRQLATDPERRIGTLFTAAGGPGGSGLNWARKGEMYSGEISRRFDVITFDQRGIGRSAQVRCFPNAQEQERFWLAATIPPVNPEQEAATERASRTLAAGCAAHSADLLPHLTTVDAARDMDLLRRALGEDKISYAGGSYASYLGQVYGALFGDRVRALLLGSMIDPEVYTGDTRRQVTDTAVGTEEVFGEFLRLCAEAGRLRCSFAGGPDRTEERRGQGSAQPTEVGTSAPATGNPTTPSPALEAKKALQQRDSALMDQLVKGPITVGERERAIQVHHTEVMQARSLLLYDSEEGWPALAQLLTELERGAGGNSETVRAILASGVDWDFLDSYTAITCADNSMLRQPEQWPAIAREFTGAAAMYGPFWLYQHQPCAAWPASAEGYPQRYTGPWTLSSDKPALLINNRYDPVTPLVFAQRAQQEMVNARLVVVTDGYGHEPGGDCVSRLHERYLVDLQLPAPGATCEVKTQPFVD
- a CDS encoding GMC oxidoreductase, which encodes MRRRALFKAAGVAAVLGAAGPTLSAGTARAANPSGPGQFQQWVPEIFAPLADPPEHTEAIVVGSGFGAAVTALRLAQAGIANTVLERGSRWPSDPWREIFTGDDLPDGRGFWHRTSFTGVTKVPMAFTKFGGVLDCTNYPGIDVWRAAAVGGGSVIFTGAMVAPEQRFFDHVFGGVVDYGELDRVYYPRVREMLRLSPIPADIYNSSPFTHSRAWDDQVRKAGFQPQANDSIFNWDVLRAELSGGARPSATAARSNLGNSNGAKFDLNQNYLRYAQETGRSGVYPGHRVDAIAQEASGRFVVTVSKLAPTGNVLGTRTLTCDKLFLGAGSVGTSELLVRAQGTGALPNLNEHVGDGWGTNGDVVLARGASHLAGLGQGVPSASRIFDESGLPITLESWYIPGIPFETGALASLGMVLDSTRTRFGYNKAANSVGLTWSTRNRDEVVGVARAVDRRIAEKAGAMVEYSALGYDANALFTAHPLGGAVLGRATDGYGRVHGHPGLYVMDGAAIPGSTGTVNPSLTITALAERNIEAIIRAGR
- a CDS encoding ion transporter — protein: MGARVVYPRKPLPLWADVLMLALAVVSVSLLVWITFWSVDENTRRTVVSVDFAICAVFAIEFGWRWGRAGWRWTYPFLYWYDVLGLVPVTSPWLRGFRLLRIAVILARLVRAADRAFAEPVVTAVVNRFLPTIIELTRRPMTIAVMDEVAHVLRTGHYTRNIAAALAENRAEMDAMIVELIKSDPQAGKVRYIPFHDDILRLVADTVFRILFGVLADPRTDELVSDAIRENVDQIRDAVHAGVRVAPSAYGPTATEHTVAHILRNA